The proteins below come from a single Gimesia chilikensis genomic window:
- a CDS encoding c-type cytochrome domain-containing protein yields MRNRFASLGMMLAAVFVATSVAVAEEKPIKPEKVDLGRPVSFEKDVFPILDANCIACHNVAKKEGSLVLENVEDLIKGGDSGASVVPGKPDDSYLYQVASRTEESFMPPLPNKVGAKALTPKEVWILRQWILEGAKSSGKSADAGVAWQSLPPGLNSIYSTALSPWARYAAVGRANRIAVYDLAAGSEVAVLNDPALLKLQKDGKPFYPQGAAHRDFVHSLAFNNDGSLLASGGYRVVKLWKKSLGNVVKKVDLSAAVTGIALNADRSVLAVATADNTVSLWELPEGTKLVDLKGHTGAVQGLAFTPDRSKVVTSSADQSLRVWNAADGKQISTMKTPAVISALTVSKDGSQVIAGSANNSIYVWPMTIPAPKEGEKAPETPAPLFELKGHAKPVSSVKLVLPAGTQLVSGSEDGTVRVWDLAGKKQIRSISHGAPVTDVDVSPDGKNLVSVSVNGTGKIWQLSDGKMLKEFRGDLSKERQLVLATETQTVTKQQVALADAAVKAADKNVKDREAELKKRNEELDAAKKALPEAKKKSDEAAMKLKAAQDELAKLIADHKKKGEDAVKAAAAQKAAADKAVADAEAKLKTTNEQNQQAIAAVQKEVDTAKKALDAANAIKPDPADKEGEQKKKDAVAKAQADFDAVQKKLTAAQQKKANDEKTVTQAIQTAKQAVPKADAAVAAAKKLAESKLDTKAADKKVADADAAAKKEAEAVTAAEKKITSAERSVKVAESTLTKIKGQLTERTNEKTALDETAKKVDAALEEAKKQAAVLTPIKSVAFSEDGKQVVTGDDSQQVRLWSVESGKELDTLSGHTGAISAVAYTTRTTVASGSADKSILIQSIQPVWSLIAQLGADPKDPSKVGASPISNRALCLDFSPDGKLLAVGGGDPSRSGEVILFDVASGNVVKKLGDAHSDTVLGIRFSRSGKQLLTGAADKFVKIFDVASGKFVKSFEGHTHHVLDVAWKADESTIVSAGADNVIKVWNIETGEQKRTISGYSKQVTSIAFMGLGDNIISGGGDKTVRMHLTTNGSNFRNLSGSTDYVYSVASSRDETVAIAGGEDGVLRVWDAKTGKLLHSFNPPPVPQEQQASAGK; encoded by the coding sequence ATGCGGAACCGGTTTGCCAGTTTAGGTATGATGTTGGCTGCAGTCTTTGTTGCCACCAGTGTGGCAGTGGCGGAAGAAAAGCCGATTAAACCAGAAAAAGTCGATTTAGGCCGTCCTGTCAGCTTTGAAAAGGATGTCTTTCCCATTCTGGATGCAAACTGCATCGCTTGTCATAACGTTGCCAAAAAAGAGGGCTCTCTCGTTCTGGAGAACGTTGAAGACCTGATTAAAGGGGGCGACAGTGGTGCTTCCGTCGTTCCCGGTAAGCCGGACGACAGCTACCTCTATCAGGTTGCTTCCCGCACCGAAGAGAGCTTCATGCCACCGCTGCCGAACAAGGTTGGCGCCAAGGCACTGACTCCTAAAGAAGTCTGGATTCTGCGTCAGTGGATTCTGGAAGGAGCAAAATCCAGCGGCAAGTCGGCTGATGCCGGTGTTGCCTGGCAGTCACTGCCTCCGGGATTGAACTCGATTTACAGTACCGCACTCTCACCCTGGGCCCGTTATGCAGCCGTAGGTCGGGCAAACCGAATTGCCGTTTACGATCTGGCTGCTGGTAGTGAAGTCGCCGTCCTGAATGATCCGGCACTATTGAAACTGCAGAAAGACGGTAAACCCTTCTATCCGCAGGGAGCCGCTCATCGTGACTTTGTTCATTCACTGGCATTTAACAACGATGGCAGCCTGCTCGCCTCAGGTGGGTATCGCGTTGTCAAACTCTGGAAAAAATCACTGGGGAATGTGGTCAAGAAAGTGGATCTGTCTGCTGCTGTGACCGGGATTGCTCTCAATGCGGACCGCAGCGTTCTGGCGGTTGCTACCGCTGACAATACAGTTTCACTCTGGGAACTGCCTGAAGGAACGAAGCTGGTCGATCTCAAAGGGCACACAGGAGCCGTTCAGGGACTGGCTTTCACTCCCGATCGTTCTAAAGTTGTGACCTCTTCGGCTGATCAGAGCCTGCGGGTCTGGAATGCAGCCGATGGAAAACAGATTTCTACCATGAAAACACCTGCGGTGATCAGCGCCCTGACTGTCAGTAAAGACGGTTCACAGGTGATTGCCGGTAGTGCCAATAACAGCATTTACGTCTGGCCTATGACGATTCCTGCTCCCAAAGAAGGGGAGAAGGCACCGGAAACACCGGCTCCCCTGTTTGAACTCAAAGGGCATGCAAAACCTGTCTCGTCTGTGAAACTGGTCCTGCCCGCTGGTACACAACTTGTCTCTGGTAGTGAAGACGGTACGGTGCGTGTCTGGGATCTGGCTGGTAAGAAGCAGATTCGTTCAATCAGCCATGGTGCTCCTGTGACTGATGTTGATGTCAGTCCAGATGGGAAAAACCTTGTTTCTGTCTCAGTCAACGGTACCGGTAAAATCTGGCAGTTGAGCGATGGCAAAATGCTGAAAGAGTTCCGTGGAGACTTGAGTAAGGAACGTCAACTGGTACTGGCAACCGAAACACAGACCGTTACGAAACAGCAAGTGGCCCTGGCAGATGCCGCCGTCAAGGCAGCAGACAAGAACGTTAAGGACCGTGAAGCTGAGTTGAAAAAACGGAATGAAGAACTGGATGCTGCGAAAAAAGCACTTCCGGAAGCCAAAAAGAAATCCGATGAAGCTGCCATGAAATTGAAAGCGGCTCAGGATGAACTGGCCAAGCTGATTGCTGATCATAAGAAGAAAGGCGAAGACGCTGTCAAGGCTGCCGCTGCACAGAAGGCAGCTGCGGATAAAGCAGTTGCTGATGCAGAAGCCAAACTGAAAACGACTAATGAGCAGAATCAGCAGGCGATTGCCGCTGTTCAGAAGGAAGTCGATACTGCGAAGAAAGCCCTGGATGCCGCTAATGCGATTAAACCCGATCCAGCGGATAAAGAAGGCGAGCAGAAAAAGAAGGACGCCGTCGCAAAAGCTCAGGCAGACTTCGATGCGGTTCAGAAAAAGCTGACAGCTGCTCAGCAGAAGAAGGCCAACGATGAGAAGACCGTGACACAGGCAATCCAGACAGCCAAACAGGCTGTGCCCAAAGCGGATGCCGCGGTTGCTGCTGCGAAGAAACTGGCTGAGTCCAAGCTGGATACCAAGGCAGCCGATAAAAAAGTTGCTGATGCAGATGCTGCAGCCAAGAAAGAGGCTGAAGCGGTTACTGCAGCAGAAAAGAAGATTACCTCTGCAGAACGCTCGGTCAAAGTGGCTGAAAGTACTCTGACCAAAATTAAAGGTCAGCTGACAGAACGGACTAATGAAAAGACCGCTCTGGATGAAACAGCCAAGAAAGTCGACGCTGCCCTCGAAGAAGCGAAAAAACAGGCTGCTGTGCTGACGCCAATCAAGTCTGTCGCATTCTCTGAAGATGGGAAGCAGGTCGTCACTGGCGATGACAGCCAGCAGGTTCGACTGTGGAGTGTCGAGTCGGGTAAAGAGCTGGATACTCTCTCTGGTCACACGGGAGCGATTTCTGCTGTTGCTTACACAACACGGACCACTGTCGCTTCCGGGAGTGCCGATAAGAGCATTTTGATCCAGAGCATTCAACCTGTCTGGTCTCTGATTGCTCAGCTGGGAGCCGATCCCAAAGATCCCAGCAAAGTAGGCGCTTCCCCCATTTCCAATCGCGCACTCTGTCTGGATTTCAGCCCGGATGGCAAACTGCTGGCCGTCGGTGGGGGAGATCCGTCACGAAGTGGTGAGGTCATCCTGTTTGATGTTGCCTCCGGCAATGTAGTGAAAAAACTGGGAGATGCTCATAGTGATACCGTTTTGGGAATTCGCTTCTCCCGTTCTGGAAAGCAGTTGCTTACTGGGGCTGCTGACAAATTTGTCAAAATCTTTGATGTTGCATCCGGGAAATTCGTGAAATCATTCGAAGGTCATACCCACCATGTGCTGGACGTGGCCTGGAAAGCGGATGAATCCACAATCGTGAGTGCGGGTGCAGATAACGTGATCAAAGTCTGGAATATCGAGACCGGCGAACAGAAGCGTACGATTTCAGGTTATTCCAAGCAGGTCACCTCAATCGCATTTATGGGACTGGGTGACAACATCATCAGCGGTGGCGGAGACAAGACCGTGCGGATGCACCTGACGACTAACGGCTCTAATTTCCGCAACCTGAGCGGATCTACTGATTACGTTTACAGCGTCGCATCCAGCCGGGATGAAACGGTTGCGATTGCCGGTGGTGAAGATGGCGTACTACGGGTCTGGGATGCTAAAACGGGTAAACTGCTCCACAGCTTTAATCCGCCTCCCGTTCCTCAGGAACAGCAGGCCAGTGCCGGCAAATAA